A single Apodemus sylvaticus chromosome 20, mApoSyl1.1, whole genome shotgun sequence DNA region contains:
- the Rab11b gene encoding ras-related protein Rab-11B has protein sequence MGTRDDEYDYLFKVVLIGDSGVGKSNLLSRFTRNEFNLESKSTIGVEFATRSIQVDGKTIKAQIWDTAGQERYRAITSAYYRGAVGALLVYDIAKHLTYENVERWLKELRDHADSNIVIMLVGNKSDLRHLRAVPTDEARAFAEKNNLSFIETSALDSTNVEEAFKNILTEIYRIVSQKQIADRAAHDESPGNNVVDISVPPTTDGQKPNKLQCCQNL, from the exons ATGGGGACCCGGGACGACGAGTACGATTACCTGTTTAAAG TGGTGCTTATTGGGGACTCAGGTGTAGGTAAGAGCAACCTGCTGTCACGCTTCACCAGAAACGAGTTCAACCTGGAGAGCAAGAGTACCATCGGGGTGGAGTTCGCCACGCGCAGCATTCAGGTGGACGGCAAGACCATCAAGGCTCAGATCTGGGATACTGCCGGCCAGGAGCGCTACCGTGCCATTACCTCTGC GTACTACCGTGGTGCAGTGGGTGCACTGCTGGTGTATGACATTGCCAAGCACTTGACCTATGAGAACGTGGAGCGCTGGCTGAAGGAGCTGCGGGATCATGCAGATAGCAACATTGTCATCATGCTGGTGGGCAACAAGAGTGACCTGCGCCACCTTCGGGCTGTGCCCACTGACGAGGCCCGTGCCTTTGCAG AAAAAAACAACTTGTCCTTCATTGAGACCTCAGCCTTGGATTCCACCAACGTAGAGGAAGCATTCAAGAACATCCTCACAG AAATCTACCGTATTGTGTCACAGAAGCAAATCGCTGACCGCGCAGCCCATGATGAGTCCCCTGGCAACAATGTGGTGGACATCAGTGTGCCACCCACCACCGATGGACAGAAACCCAATAAGCTGCAGTGCTGCCAGAACCTGTGA